Genomic window (Chitinophaga parva):
TTTTTGCATGGATATAAACGGGCTGTGATACAGTATGAAATATAGCACATCACAGCCGGTTTTCTGATGTCCGTTTTATCTTTTCTTATCAGTACTTCCGTTTCCTTTCAATGGATAATTTTTTCCTTCCTGATACCAGCGTGGATGGATGTCCATCAGTTTATGGGAAAGCATTCTCACCCCCTGTGGAGGAACTGTCCGCCGTGCGGTCTTCACCGGTGTAGGGCTACGCGTTTTTTAGTGGCTGTTATTGCAGCCCGGTTTTCCCTTCTTCATCTGCAAAGTGCACTTCCAGCGTATGATCTTTTAAAAAAGGTTGGTAGTACTGTGTAAGCAGGCGGCGGATCTTGTCTTTGGATTGCTGCAGGTAAATGTTGTTATGCGCCAGCTGGTCGCGGGAGGTTTGATACAATTTTTTCTGCACCACGGTGTAGGTCTCATCATCCTGGAAAAGCAGGAAACCCTTACGGTTAGCGGTTTCCATCTTGTCTACCTTCAGCTCATAGCTGAGCAGGGCGGGGGCAGGGAGGTCTACCCGGATCACCTTTTTATCAAGGTGGATGTGAAACTGGCTGCTATCTATCACTACGCCGTATTTGGCTACATAAGGGATGGTTACAAACACGGTGTTTTCCAGGAATGCTTTCTTCAGGTTATCACTCCAGTCGTTGTTGTCTGTGATGTTACTGGTTTTGATGCTGGCATTGCCCATTACTTCCAGGCTGCCCAGCTCCGCAATCTCCCGCACGATCTGGCTGTTGGAGATCGTTTCCTCGGTAATATGTTTACTGCCAAATTGCTTTCCTATCCAGAACACAGCCACGATGACCACCACCAGGCAAAGCGTGTAGAAGAACCATTTCATAAAAGTCGTTTATCAGGCGTAAGTAAGTTGAGCAATGAGGGCTGCGTGTTGCGGGTATGCCGCCTGCAGGCTGGCGCGGTCTGCCAGTTCAAAATCTGCAAAGTCAAAGCCGGGGGCTACGGTACAACCCACCAGGGCAAAGGTTTCCGGGGCTGTGGTACGTGATGCAAACCAGCTGCCGGCGGGGATCACCAGTTGCAGTTGCTCACCGGCTTCCAGGTCGCGGCCCAGGCGGTGATGCAGCAAAGTGCCCAGCGGGGTAATTTCGTATATACTTAACGTTGAGCCATCGTAAAAATGCCACATCTCATCCGCCGCAATGCGGTGAAAGGCGGAGAACTGCCCGCTCTCCAGCAGGAAATAAATGCCGGTGCTGGCCGCACGGTCGCCCTTAAAGGTGCCGGGAAGGCTGCTTTGCGGCAGTTGCAGGGCGCTGCGGTAGGTTTCGCGGAAAGCGCCTCCTTCCACGTGCGATTCCAGTTTCAGGTGCTTGCGCCAGTAGGCGGCATTGTGCGTGAACATGCTCCGTTCCATGACATTAAGGTAAAAAAAAGTCCGGACGCAAGCTGTCCGGACCTTGATAATTGGCAAAAGAAAAAATACGCGGCTTTAGGCAACGGCTACCTGCTGTTGTTCCATCAGCATGTTCACAATGTTCTTTACCGGGGCAGTGCTTTCCGTTTCATGGGTAAAGTAGTGGCCCGGCTGGCCGTTAAAGGAGAGGAAGTCGCGCACAAATGTGGCGGCATCCGCGTAACCGCTTCTTTCCAGGGCGGTTTGCCACTGCGTGCGTTCCATCTGCTGCAGGGCTTTCATGGCATGTTTAAAACGCAGGATACGTGCGTACAACATGGGCGGCAGGCCTATCACTTCCATGAAACGGCGCTCCAGGGTGTGGCGGCTTTGCTGGAACAGTTCCGCCAGTTTGCCCATGCTAACATTGCCATTTTCTCTGATCATGTAATCAGCCATCTGGTCCACTTGTTTGAGTGCGTGCTGCTGCTCCATGGCTTTACCCAGGCCCGTGTTCAGGCACTCATACAGGTATTGGGGCATGGGCAGGCTGGCCAGTTGCTCCTGCAGCTGGCACCAGATGTTATTATCAAGTTTGGTAAGGTCGCGGCAGTAGTTGGTGAGGGTACCCATATTCAGCCCGAGCAGCTTGCGGCTGCCATAAGCATTGAGCTGCACAGCTACCAGTTTTACCGGGCCGTTTGCATGCAATTGGTGGGCGCCGGTAAAGTGGCCCAGGATGCAGGCCTGGGGCAGCACAAAAGTGGCGTGGCCGGCCGGTGTGCAGGAAAGGCTTCCTTCCTGGATAAAAATGAGGTACTGATCCCCCAGGGCAAACAGGTGTTGCGGTACCTGCACTGCTCCGGATACACTTTCCTGCCAGTAATAATAGTGCTTAACAAAAGGGTTCAAGCTGGCTGCGGGACGGTAAATATGAAAGTTCATAGGGACGGTTTTAGGATGATAGGATATACCGTTGGTCTTATTGTAAATATAGGTAAATGTTAAAATGTGAGGATATTTTTTTATAAGTTAATAACCAGTTGATCCGGAAGCCGTTGTGTGCATCAATAAAATACCTGGGCCAGTGTGGTAGCGGGTTTCAGGGGATGGGGCGGCTTTCCGAAATACTACTGCACTGGGTTATAGCGCCTTAGGAGGGCAGGGGTAGAAGACTGTTAAAGAACTAGTCAATTTATTAAATAAATTATATGTAATATATTTTTAATACGTTAATAATTTGTAAATGGCGGGGCAAAATTTGGTAGAGAGCAATGTGTGTTTGCCCCGCATCTGATTTATTTCACGTCAAAGCCCCAGTTGCTGCCCTTTTCCGTGGCGGGTACGCCCTTGTCCAGCCACTGCGGGGCGGGGGCGCCTTTCAGGAAATGGTCAAAGAACTGCTGCTCACGGCGCTGGATATCCTTGCGATTCTGGCGCTGTACCAGGTTGTGGGCTTCCCCGTTATAATTGAGCAGCCATACCGGCTTGCCCAGCCTGCGCATGGCGGTAAAGAGCTCAATGCCCTGGTACCAGGGTACTGCCCCATCCGCATCGTTGCTCATGATCATGAGCGGGGTAGTTACATTGGGCAGGTGGAAGAGGGGGGAATTTTCCAGGTACAGTTCCGGCTTGTCCCAGATGGAAGCCCCCAGGCGTGACTGGCCATGCTCATACTGGAACTGGCGGTTCATGCCGCTTTCCCAGCGTATGCCCCCGTAAGCGCTGGTCATATTGGCCACGGGCGCACCCGCCCATGCGCATTTGAAAAGATGGGTGGCCGTGACGAGGTAAGCCACCTGGTAGCCGCCCCAGCTCTGCCCCTGGATGGCCATATTGGTACTGTCTGCCCACGCATGCGTAGCCAGCGAGCGGGCACCGCTCACAATGTAATCGTAAGCGCTCCGGCCCGGATGACCATCCTCGTAACGGATGTCTGGTGCAAACACCAGGTAGCCGCGGCTTACAAAGAAAGAGATATTCAACCGGCTGGGAGTAGGCGCTGGTGGCTGATAGGCATACAGCCCGTCAGAGAGTTTTTCATAGAAATAAATGATCACCGGGTAGTGCCGGGTGCTGTCAAAGTTTTCCGGTTTGTAGAGAATACCTTCTGCGGGCTTGCCGCTGAAAGTGGTCCATTTATACAAGGCCGCCGTGCCCCAGTTGTACTGCAATTGCTGGGGATTGATGGCGCTCAGTTTTGTAGCGGCGGCAATGGTCTTGCCGGCATACACATCCGGGGAGGCTTCGTAGCTCGCCTTCAGGTAGATGTAGGCATCGGCATCCTTTGCCTTGGCCAGGCCCAGGTAAGTGTTGGGCGAAAGCACCAGTGTTTCCGGGGCTTTCGGCGCGTTGAGCTTCACGGCTGCAAAGCCATTTTCCTTGCTGGTCTCATCAAAGGTTTCCAGCACCAGGGTTTGTTTGGGAGAGAAGAAGCGCTCTTCCGCATCCAGGCGTACGTTGCGGTAGCGCAACTTTTGGGCGCGGCCGGCGCCGGCGGTCAGCATCTCCGGGGCCTCCCTGCCCGCAGGGTCTACCTTCCAGATATCGTACCGGTCATACACGTACCAGTATTTATCGCCCGCGCTCCAGCCGGCAAAGCCGTACTCACCGGGAAGATCGGGATGATCATCTTCTTCGTCCGCCATGCTGGTGGGGAGGTGTGCGGTCATGTTCACCACCGCGCCGGTGGCGGTATGGTAGCTGAACCAATGCTTGTCTGGGAGGCTGTACCAGATCACGTACTGGCCGGTGGGGGAGTAATAGAACTGCCCGTCCAGGTCCTTGCGGATCAGCTTGCGCTGGCCGTTGTGGATGTTTTCCAGGTAAGCCGTTTTCAGTGTACGGCCGGTCCACTGGGAGGCAATGCGCTGGCCGGCATCGGTGTAGCCCAGGGCATATTCACTGTTATTTTCATCTGTGAGCAGCACGGTTTCCAGCGTCTTATCACCCAGTTGTGCAAAGCTCCGGTTAGACAGGTGGTACACCGCCAGGTAGGTACGCTTTAGCTCCTGCTGCAGGTTCTTGAGCTGTACGGGCTGCAGGTAGTCGTCCTGGTAGTTCCAGATATCCACCTTGGCCACTTCAAAATCCACGATGGTGGTGTCTTTAGGCGGGGCAATGGGAGCGGTGCCCAGGAAAATGCGGGAACCGTTCCTGCTGAAAAACACCGTGCCGTTCTCGCTCACATTCCAGTGGGCAGGCATGTCGGCCGTGTTCCTGTTCACCACCACGCTGGCGCTGTCCTGCCCGGGCAGGTAATAGTAAAGGCTATAGAAATGCTGGAGGGCTTTGGCAGAGTCGCGCTCTGCTACAAAGGCCACCTGCTGGCCGTTTTCATCAAATGTGAGCTGCTTTGCGTTGGTTACCCCGTGACTCAGCACCAGGGCTTTGCGCGGCGCCGTTTGCCACACCACCACGTTGCGGACCAGGGAGTCTTTATTCCCGCCTTTGCACACGGCCAGCAGGGCATTGCCTGGTTTGCTGAATGTGTAGTCTACCACATCCTGCAGGGTGTCCTGGGTGCCGCTGTGCAGGTTGCGCACCAGCAGCAGGCCCTGGTCGTTGCTGCCTTCCGGCTGCTTGCCGTCATCGTCCGGATCTTCCGCCAGGTCGTTCATGATTGCTTTGCTGCGGTCTATTTTTTTATGACCGGTATCAGGTTTGGGTTTCTCCAGCAGCATGGCCAGGTAGCCGTTGCCTTTGGCCGGGGCCTTGAAAGATTTTACGTTGGGAAAACGAAGCATACCGGTATCGCCCAGGGCTATGATGCCCAGGGTGTCTTTGGGCATATCTGCCGGCTTGGTCTTTTTTATACGGGCCTGGCGCACGTCCCTGAATGCGGGCTTAATGGTAAAGGCCACGTAGCGGGAGTCCTGGGTAATGAGCGCGCCGGTGGCCCGCGCTACCTCGCGCTGCTGGCCGGTTTTACGGTCATAGACCACCAGGGTGGCATCGCCCTCCTGCGGGGTGATGTTGTATACCACCCACTGGCCGTTATTGGAAATAGCTTTGGCGCCGATGCTTTGCCAGGCGTCATACACGTTGTGATCCAGCGGCTTTTTGGAAGGTTGCTGGGCATGGGAAACAAGCGGCAGCAGGCAGGCTGCGGCAAACAGTATATTTTTCAAAAGCACGGAAGAATTGGTCGTGCCCAATATACGCAGCCTTTGATTTTTACAGGATAAAAAGGGGATGAGTGGTCAATGTGCTGCCCCCAGCCGTTCCCGCCGGCTTTCTGCAGACACGCGGGCCATTTGCAGTACCACGGAAAGAATGATACAGCCCAGGCCAATGTAAAAAGAGGCGTTCAGTTCCTTGTTCTCGTGAAACAGGATAAACGCCATGATAATGCTGTATACCGGCTCCAGGTTAAAGGTGAGGTTTACCGTAAAGGCGGAGATC
Coding sequences:
- a CDS encoding DUF4230 domain-containing protein; this encodes MKWFFYTLCLVVVIVAVFWIGKQFGSKHITEETISNSQIVREIAELGSLEVMGNASIKTSNITDNNDWSDNLKKAFLENTVFVTIPYVAKYGVVIDSSQFHIHLDKKVIRVDLPAPALLSYELKVDKMETANRKGFLLFQDDETYTVVQKKLYQTSRDQLAHNNIYLQQSKDKIRRLLTQYYQPFLKDHTLEVHFADEEGKTGLQ
- a CDS encoding helix-turn-helix domain-containing protein, whose product is MNFHIYRPAASLNPFVKHYYYWQESVSGAVQVPQHLFALGDQYLIFIQEGSLSCTPAGHATFVLPQACILGHFTGAHQLHANGPVKLVAVQLNAYGSRKLLGLNMGTLTNYCRDLTKLDNNIWCQLQEQLASLPMPQYLYECLNTGLGKAMEQQHALKQVDQMADYMIRENGNVSMGKLAELFQQSRHTLERRFMEVIGLPPMLYARILRFKHAMKALQQMERTQWQTALERSGYADAATFVRDFLSFNGQPGHYFTHETESTAPVKNIVNMLMEQQQVAVA
- a CDS encoding alpha/beta hydrolase family protein, with amino-acid sequence MLLKNILFAAACLLPLVSHAQQPSKKPLDHNVYDAWQSIGAKAISNNGQWVVYNITPQEGDATLVVYDRKTGQQREVARATGALITQDSRYVAFTIKPAFRDVRQARIKKTKPADMPKDTLGIIALGDTGMLRFPNVKSFKAPAKGNGYLAMLLEKPKPDTGHKKIDRSKAIMNDLAEDPDDDGKQPEGSNDQGLLLVRNLHSGTQDTLQDVVDYTFSKPGNALLAVCKGGNKDSLVRNVVVWQTAPRKALVLSHGVTNAKQLTFDENGQQVAFVAERDSAKALQHFYSLYYYLPGQDSASVVVNRNTADMPAHWNVSENGTVFFSRNGSRIFLGTAPIAPPKDTTIVDFEVAKVDIWNYQDDYLQPVQLKNLQQELKRTYLAVYHLSNRSFAQLGDKTLETVLLTDENNSEYALGYTDAGQRIASQWTGRTLKTAYLENIHNGQRKLIRKDLDGQFYYSPTGQYVIWYSLPDKHWFSYHTATGAVVNMTAHLPTSMADEEDDHPDLPGEYGFAGWSAGDKYWYVYDRYDIWKVDPAGREAPEMLTAGAGRAQKLRYRNVRLDAEERFFSPKQTLVLETFDETSKENGFAAVKLNAPKAPETLVLSPNTYLGLAKAKDADAYIYLKASYEASPDVYAGKTIAAATKLSAINPQQLQYNWGTAALYKWTTFSGKPAEGILYKPENFDSTRHYPVIIYFYEKLSDGLYAYQPPAPTPSRLNISFFVSRGYLVFAPDIRYEDGHPGRSAYDYIVSGARSLATHAWADSTNMAIQGQSWGGYQVAYLVTATHLFKCAWAGAPVANMTSAYGGIRWESGMNRQFQYEHGQSRLGASIWDKPELYLENSPLFHLPNVTTPLMIMSNDADGAVPWYQGIELFTAMRRLGKPVWLLNYNGEAHNLVQRQNRKDIQRREQQFFDHFLKGAPAPQWLDKGVPATEKGSNWGFDVK
- a CDS encoding cupin domain-containing protein is translated as MERSMFTHNAAYWRKHLKLESHVEGGAFRETYRSALQLPQSSLPGTFKGDRAASTGIYFLLESGQFSAFHRIAADEMWHFYDGSTLSIYEITPLGTLLHHRLGRDLEAGEQLQLVIPAGSWFASRTTAPETFALVGCTVAPGFDFADFELADRASLQAAYPQHAALIAQLTYA